Proteins encoded within one genomic window of Brassica rapa cultivar Chiifu-401-42 chromosome A09, CAAS_Brap_v3.01, whole genome shotgun sequence:
- the LOC117127711 gene encoding auxin response factor 22-like: MSIKLKVDTNTDEVYAKVSLSPFSPEFEVSIPNGNNEQNINYFTKVLTASDASTHGGFSLFKKDAIECLPLLDMSQQAPSQWIVAKDLHDHVWKFKHTFRGTPQRHLFTSGWKQFVRKKSLAVGDSVVFLRGENGESQIGIRKAAPQQSNISSSVISKESMHYGLVATASNAINSKCMFDVFYRPKSSKFIVNCKKVIDAVNMKFNTGSRFTMKFEGRDFNEMIYSGTIVKVEDFSIYWKDSEWRNLQVQWDEAATISRPNKVSPWEIEPLIRENKHQREINEIVSYAGLAMSKPYYNDQMVQSTKENSTTNASSSFRLFGVDLTASTKARDVLEPLESYQKSKISEIFDEEKLDQIQAVTSLTEIQTKKIRCTTSSTKVHMEGVVRTVDLTDFDGYNHMILELEKLFNIEGKLHMHSQWKLTFKVHEGDMMLVGDDLWL, translated from the exons ATGAG CATCAAGCTTAAG GTGGATACCAATACAGATGAAGTTTATGCAAAAGTTTCGTTGTCGCCATTTTCACCT GAATTTGAAGTCTCTATTCCTAATGGCAACAACGAACAAAACATTAACTATTTTACCAAGGTGTTAACTGCTTCGGATGCCAGCACACATGGtggtttttctttatttaaaaaagatgCCATTGAATGTCTTCCTCTATtg GATATGTCACAGCAAGCACCGAGTCAGTGGATAGTTGCTAAAGATCTCCATGATCATGTTTGGAAATTTAAACACACTTTTAGAG GTACACCACAAAGACATCTTTTCACATCTGGTTGGAAAcagtttgtaagaaaaaaaagtttggcCGTTGGAGACTCTGTTGTATTCCTTAG agGGGAGAATGGGGAATCACAAATCGGAATCAGAAAAGCAGCGCCTCAACAAAGCAACATATCATCATCAGTAATTTCAAAAGAGAGTATGCATTATGGTTTAGTTGCTACTGCATCGAATGCTATTAACTCCAAATGTATGTTCGACGTGTTTTATAGGCCAAA GTCGAGCAAATTCATTGTCAACTGCAAAAAAGTTATAGATGCAGTGAACATGAAGTTCAATACAGGTTCAAGGTTTACTATGAAGTTTGAAGGACGTGATTTTAATGAAATGAT ATATTCTGGGACAATAGTAAAAGTGGAAGATTTCTCCATTTATTGGAAGGATTCAGAATGGCGAAACCTACAA GTTCAGTGGGATGAAGCTGCAACAATTTCAAGACCTAATAAGGTCTCTCCATGGGAAATCGAGCCTTTAATTCGAGAAAACAAACACCAACGCGAAATTAACGAAATTG TGAGCTATGCAGGTCTTGCTATGTCCAAACCATATTACAATGACCAAATGGTCCagtcaacaaaagaaaattcaacCACCAATGCATCTAGTAGCTTCAGATTGTTTGGAGTTGATCTAACGGCTTCTACCAAAGCAAGAGATGTTTTGGAACCACTTGAATCATACCAAAAGAGTAAAATTTCTGAAATCTTTGATGAAGAAAAGCTTGATCAAATTCAAGCAGTGACATCACTAACAGAAATCCAAACGAAGAAAATAAGGTGTACTACAAGTAGTACCAAG GTTCACATGGAAGGTGTTGTTAGAACTGTTGATTTAACTGATTTTGATGGATACAATCACATGATCCTTGAACTAGAAAAACTCTTTAATATCGAAGGCAAGTTGCATATGCACAGTCAATGGAAACTAACCTttaaagttcatgaaggagataTGATGCTTGTTGGAGACGATTTATGGCTGTAA